GTGTTTCCACGTCTTTTGGCCGAGGCTGCTCTGCGTTGCTGTTCCATGCGAGCCGCGTCTGGTGCGGCTGAGCCAGGACCTCAGGTCGCAGCAATAGCCGAGTTGCGCCGGATGTATGACCCGTATTGGCAAAAAACCCGCCAGCGGCTTCCGCTGGCGGGTCAGCTGGAGCAGTACACAACTGCAGCTGGGCAAGTTGATTCTGGCCAGCAGTGGTGCGTCATTTAAGGTAGCTTGACGTCACCTATAAGGTCGTAGTCATACTGGCTGTCGAGCGCAGCCCACCCTTTCAGGTATTCCTTTATCGTCCGTGCCTTGCCCAGCGTTGTAGTGCCTTGCGGCTGGATCAAGTGGCCGTTGAAGGTGTTAACGCAAGTGACATTGAACGGGTTTGCACCCAGTGCCAATGCGTACCCGGCCGCGCAAGTACTACTCGCATAGGCATCCACCACTCCATGCGTTGGGATCGCGCGACGATTCTCTTCGAGGAAACTGCAGCCGGGTAAATTGAAAATGCTGCAATTTTCAGTGGTCATCTCAAGAAAGGGTGCAAACACGGTAACGTTCGGCGATGCCGCCGCACCTTCCAGCGAGACTTGTAGTACCGGCAACAGCAGCATGTACATCGCGCGCGCCAGCTCTGAGGATGAATCGACCATGACATCGTTACGTGTCTCTAAATCGAGATAGTTGCGCAGCTCGGATAGCGGTTGCAGGCTCAATATGTCCTGGATAACGTCGGCAAAGTCTTCGTCGGTGAACTCTTCATGGTCCGGGAACAATCCGAACGCGACCAGCCCCACAGCAAAATCGTACATGTTCCTTAGAACCAGCATGTCGGTGGATATGAAGGGCGTGGATCCGTCGTTGAAGGCCTTGTTCAGGACGTAGTCGTGCAACGTGCACAACATCAACAGGCTGGGGTTGGCGATGACTTCAGGTTCGTTTTCGAGTGATTCAAAGCAGGCAGCAGGTCCGGGCCAACCTTCAGTGGAAATGTTGTTGAATGCACCCCACACATTGGCGGTTGTGTCATAGCCCGCAGCGAGATTGTCTTCGATGTCAAAGTTCGCGAAGCGCAGCAGACTGTCGACGGTCGGCGCACTTATGCCCTGATTGGCCAGCCAGCTCCGGACCTGTGTTTCGGTTCCCGCCAGCGGCAAGAACGGTATCCATGTGTCCAGCATCAGTCCGCGCACGTTAGTGGCTGGACCGAATAACGCGTCAATTTTGTCGATATGGGTCTGTACGCCGACCGAACCGGCCGATATACCGCCAACTACGACCTCAGTGGCGGTTGTTGTCACTCCATACTGGGTGTCCAGTTCATCAAATGCCGCTTGCAGGATTCTCTTACCGCGAAAATGCACGGCGTATTCGCCGCTGCCGGCAGAGTCCACGACTATCGTGTCAGTGCCATTGAAGACTACAGGGTCGCCATTGCCATCAACTGACCCCACTTTCGAACCAGCCCATCCGTCGGATGAGCAATAGTGTATTTGCACTGTATTGTAGCCGTCGAAAGGAGCTCCCGCCGGGCGGGTAAGGTTCAGCTTGCCGTTGGCCGGGAAGGACCCCAGCGGCCGCATGTTGTGCGCCTCGCCCTGCCAGCGGGCCTGGCAGCTCGCGTCGTCTCTGCAGCTGCCGCCGCCCACCAGGTGTACGTACCATTTGTTGGAAACCCCGGCCCCATCAGCGACCAGCGTGACCTGCATATTGGCGGGCTCGCCATTGTTGCAGACTGCGCCGGCATGATTGCTCAGGCTGATCATGGTATCGCTCACAACCGTCGCGGCGTTTGCTTGGATCGATAGTGCTCCTGATATGAGCAGTGACAACATCGTTAGACCGATGCACTGACCTTTCATCATTTGCCTTCTCCAGTGATGAGGGAGGTTCACGTACCCCCGCCCTGTGGCAAACCGGTTAGCCTCCCTCTCAACTAACCAGCATAGGGGTATGGCCTTCGTTTCTGTTTGTTGTCGGTG
The DNA window shown above is from Woeseia oceani and carries:
- a CDS encoding pectin acetylesterase-family hydrolase, giving the protein MMKGQCIGLTMLSLLISGALSIQANAATVVSDTMISLSNHAGAVCNNGEPANMQVTLVADGAGVSNKWYVHLVGGGSCRDDASCQARWQGEAHNMRPLGSFPANGKLNLTRPAGAPFDGYNTVQIHYCSSDGWAGSKVGSVDGNGDPVVFNGTDTIVVDSAGSGEYAVHFRGKRILQAAFDELDTQYGVTTTATEVVVGGISAGSVGVQTHIDKIDALFGPATNVRGLMLDTWIPFLPLAGTETQVRSWLANQGISAPTVDSLLRFANFDIEDNLAAGYDTTANVWGAFNNISTEGWPGPAACFESLENEPEVIANPSLLMLCTLHDYVLNKAFNDGSTPFISTDMLVLRNMYDFAVGLVAFGLFPDHEEFTDEDFADVIQDILSLQPLSELRNYLDLETRNDVMVDSSSELARAMYMLLLPVLQVSLEGAAASPNVTVFAPFLEMTTENCSIFNLPGCSFLEENRRAIPTHGVVDAYASSTCAAGYALALGANPFNVTCVNTFNGHLIQPQGTTTLGKARTIKEYLKGWAALDSQYDYDLIGDVKLP